The genomic DNA TTGGTCGGTGATCGCCCCGAGATCGTCCTGATCATCGGCGTGTGCCTGCCTTCCGGCTATTTCTACGTCCGCTTCAGAGGAGAGCACGCCCGCACCACCCGCATACCAGGGATCGAGAAGGAATTCGTCAACGCGTTGTACCAGATGGGGAACCGGATGACCACCGGAATCAGCTTTGATGTCGCCTTCGAGGAAGTGGCCCGTTCCCGGTCGTCATCCCCGTTCGGAGAGTTCGTCCGGAGGACCAGGTACAGGTGCCTGACCACCAAGCAGGACCTTCCGACGATCATCGCCGATGACAAGGAGCTGATGGGCCTTTCACCGCTGATAAGGAACGCGATCATCACCGTGGCCGAATGCGCCGCCTCTGACCCGCAGGCCGCGGGCAAGGTCGCGCTGAACCTGGCCCAGTACCTCTCCGACCTGCGCTCCTGCCAGGCCAAGATAAGAGAGAAGCTGCAGAGCGTGGTCGACATGATGACCTCGACCAGCGCCATCTTCGCCCCGATCGTCCTGGGGATCACCGGCAGTTTGTTCTCCCTGGTGGGGGCGGTTTCCCCCGGGTCGGGTTCGGTACAGAACATGACCCTGATCGGCGGCATCTACGTGGTCGAGCTGACCTTCATCGTTTCCTTCTTCACCGTGTTCCTGCTCGGCGGCAAGAACTGGACCGAGGTCGCCTACCGGTTCTTCACCAAGGCGCCGGTGGCGGTGGTCGTGTTCATTTCAGTTTCACTAGCCGCTCGGGGAGGCCTGACGCAACTTCTGTGACCTGGAAAATGCCCCTCTCGTCGGCGTTCAGCACCTGGACCGACAGCTCCTCCTCGTTCTCCTTGGTCATGGTCCGGTCGATCCTCTCCCGCTCCGAGTCCACCAGGCGCACCTCGACAGTCTTCGTGGAATCCATGAAATGGACCACCGGCAGGTGCCCATCCCGGACCGCGATGTTGTTCTTTCCCATGGTGCATCCGGTGCTGAGCTGTATGCCGTCGATCAGGCAGGACATAGGAGGGTGCCTGCCGGTGAAGACCACCGCCTGCAGCTTATGCCCGAAACGGGGTCGGGCGATCATGCCCATACGGTAACCGACAACGACATAAGGACCGAGGTGGCCATGGAAACGCTTCAGGGAGACCAGTTCATCCGGCAGCTCTTTCATGGGTGGGCAATCCCATCACGGGATAGATGAACGTTGGGTTAGTAACGGAACGGCAATGAGGTCCGCCTCACCGCCTGACCACATCAGGTCCGTTCTGGGGGACCATACGGTGAAAGATCCCTCCTCCTGACGAGGGACCTGTCAGCCTGCAGAGTATGACCTCGACGTGCTCCACCTGATCGATGCGCTGGACCCGGGAGACGATATCGAAGAGGTCGTCGACGTCCCTGGTCAGGGCGAAGGCCATGATGTCGTGCTCCCCAATGGTCCGATTGACCGCAATGACGTTGCTGGTGACGCGCAGACCGTCAAGGGTCTTGGTGACGTCCCGGCTCAGTATCATGAGGACCGCCAGGCCCTCGAACCCCAATTTCCGGAAGTCCATCGAGATGGAGCTCTGCAGTATCATCCCGCCCTCCTTCATGCGATCGTAGCGTTTCCGCACCGTCTCTGCCGATGTGCCTATACGCTCAGCGATCTTGACGTAGGGCAGCTGGGCATCGAGCATCAGCTCCTTCATGATCCTGCGATCGAGCTCATCCATCCTGCACACCCCCGATCGGTCCGATGTCAAGATTGT from Methanomassiliicoccales archaeon includes the following:
- a CDS encoding AsnC family transcriptional regulator; amino-acid sequence: MDELDRRIMKELMLDAQLPYVKIAERIGTSAETVRKRYDRMKEGGMILQSSISMDFRKLGFEGLAVLMILSRDVTKTLDGLRVTSNVIAVNRTIGEHDIMAFALTRDVDDLFDIVSRVQRIDQVEHVEVILCRLTGPSSGGGIFHRMVPQNGPDVVRR
- a CDS encoding formylmethanofuran dehydrogenase subunit E family protein, with the protein product MKELPDELVSLKRFHGHLGPYVVVGYRMGMIARPRFGHKLQAVVFTGRHPPMSCLIDGIQLSTGCTMGKNNIAVRDGHLPVVHFMDSTKTVEVRLVDSERERIDRTMTKENEEELSVQVLNADERGIFQVTEVASGLPERLVKLK